TGAAGAAGCCGTTGACGCGACCCTCGACGATCTTGGCGATGGCAGCCTCGGGCTTGCCCTCCGCGCGGGTGACCTCTTCGGCGATGCGACGCTCGGACTCGACCTTCTCGGCCGGGACGTCCTCGGCGGACAGCCACTGCGGGGCGAACGCGGCGATGTGCTGCGCGACACCGCGGGCGACCTCGGCGTTGGGCTTGTCGAGCTCGACCAGGACGCCGATCTGGAACGGCAGGTCGGGCATGGTGCGGTGCATGTACGCCGTGACGTAACCGCCGGAGAACTGCGCGAAGCGGTCCAGGACGATCTTCTCGCCGAGGTTGGCGTTGGCCTCGTCCACGAACGCCTGGACGGTCTTGCCGGCCTCGATCTCGGACGCGAGGAGCGCCTCGACGTCGGCGGGGGAGGTGGCGGCGACGTGGGCGGCCAGCTGGTTGGCGACGGCCAGGAACTTGTCACCCTTGGCGACGAAGTCCGTCTCGCACTTCAGCTCGACGATGACACCGGAGGTGTTGTCGTCGGCGATGAGGGAGACGACGGCACCGTTCTCGGCAGAACGGCCCTCGCGCTTGGCGACGCCCTTCTGACCCTTGATACGGAGCGCTTCCATGGCCTTGTCGACGTCACCGTCGGAGTCGACCAGCGCGTTCTTGCAGTCCATCATGCCGGCGCCGGTGAGCTCGCGGAGCTTCTTGACGTCAGCGGCGGTGTAGTTCGCCATGAGTCTGTGATTCTCTCTCGAAGTCGTAGATCTACGGGTGAACGGCGGAGGCGCCGCGCTTTTGGCGCGGCTCCCCCGCCGTCATCGTCCGTGCTGTGAGTGCCCGGCGCGTGAACGCCGGGCGCTCTCAGTGGGTCAGGCCTGCTCGGCGTCGGCGGCCGGAGCCTCGACAGCCTCGGCGGCGGGGGCC
The Streptomyces sp. NBC_01296 DNA segment above includes these coding regions:
- the tsf gene encoding translation elongation factor Ts — encoded protein: MANYTAADVKKLRELTGAGMMDCKNALVDSDGDVDKAMEALRIKGQKGVAKREGRSAENGAVVSLIADDNTSGVIVELKCETDFVAKGDKFLAVANQLAAHVAATSPADVEALLASEIEAGKTVQAFVDEANANLGEKIVLDRFAQFSGGYVTAYMHRTMPDLPFQIGVLVELDKPNAEVARGVAQHIAAFAPQWLSAEDVPAEKVESERRIAEEVTRAEGKPEAAIAKIVEGRVNGFFKEATLLGQPYALDNKKSVQKVLDEAGVTLKRFSRIKVGI